A single window of Bradyrhizobium daqingense DNA harbors:
- a CDS encoding coproporphyrinogen-III oxidase family protein, which yields MSTPTYSEALEFAIDRSYDINIDMLRSRNLHLDTFNDYLVGTYPPLKAMGEINPDILLDRIAPSIDLYFHIPFCHQNCTFCHFGKEINPPPRRVERYLAALDKEMSWSDAALAGSAIETAFIGGGTPSFLTNNQLKALFGMIGKRFDLSNSEVSFELHPSLAKQADAADRISTLLKGGVNRFVLGVQTLDRDILRILNRGHGVDEVMQTVKLLKGMGVENLSLDLMYGLPQQTLRSWYGSLIGLLDMEVEKFNIFPLMFKSTDPIARHLARGRYQFAGAKERVMMHFMAEHMLTSLGYRHGPIFYWTKMSQPHSFQQARKYDSWNDNNLVPFGVSGFGFMSECQFYNEVDLDRYLSRVEAGEKPVWKGVVLSQDDLMRRTLMFALRSSGVLLSRFEREFGVSLEVYFARELRALKEAGLICISKDGVLSLTDAGTINSGAVSLLFFSNNVLEQVAYNDGRIADKRTDLIEKHDYSPAARYGSSVQMKEVFQ from the coding sequence ATGAGTACGCCGACCTATTCCGAGGCCCTGGAATTCGCGATCGACCGCTCGTACGACATCAACATTGACATGTTAAGGTCGCGCAATTTGCACCTCGACACGTTTAACGATTACCTGGTCGGCACATATCCCCCCCTTAAGGCCATGGGGGAGATCAATCCAGACATATTGTTGGATCGCATTGCGCCGTCGATTGACCTCTATTTCCACATCCCCTTCTGTCATCAGAACTGCACCTTTTGCCACTTCGGCAAGGAGATCAATCCTCCTCCCCGACGAGTCGAACGCTACTTGGCGGCCCTGGATAAGGAGATGAGTTGGTCAGACGCGGCGCTGGCCGGCAGCGCAATTGAGACAGCCTTCATTGGAGGCGGCACTCCCTCATTCTTGACGAACAATCAGCTCAAAGCATTGTTCGGTATGATTGGGAAGCGCTTTGACTTGTCCAATTCGGAGGTGAGTTTCGAGTTACATCCGTCTCTTGCCAAGCAGGCAGACGCTGCCGATCGCATATCTACTCTCCTTAAAGGCGGCGTAAACCGCTTCGTGCTGGGTGTTCAGACTCTAGATCGAGATATTTTGCGGATACTCAACCGCGGGCATGGTGTGGACGAGGTGATGCAAACCGTAAAGTTGCTGAAGGGGATGGGTGTCGAGAACCTGTCGCTCGACCTGATGTACGGATTGCCGCAGCAGACGCTCCGGAGCTGGTACGGCTCTCTGATCGGCCTCCTCGATATGGAAGTTGAAAAGTTCAATATATTTCCATTGATGTTCAAATCGACCGACCCCATAGCTCGTCACTTGGCGCGCGGACGATATCAATTCGCCGGGGCGAAGGAGCGCGTCATGATGCATTTTATGGCCGAGCATATGCTCACGAGTCTCGGCTACCGCCATGGACCGATTTTCTATTGGACTAAGATGTCGCAACCGCACTCCTTTCAACAAGCCCGAAAATACGATTCCTGGAACGATAATAATCTGGTCCCGTTTGGGGTCAGCGGATTTGGTTTCATGAGCGAGTGTCAGTTCTACAACGAAGTGGATTTGGATCGCTACTTGTCCAGGGTCGAAGCGGGCGAGAAACCGGTGTGGAAAGGCGTCGTCCTATCGCAGGATGATCTCATGCGCAGGACGTTAATGTTCGCCCTGCGAAGCAGCGGCGTGTTGCTCTCCCGCTTCGAACGGGAATTTGGCGTATCCCTTGAAGTATACTTTGCTCGCGAGCTAAGGGCCTTGAAGGAGGCAGGACTCATCTGCATTTCGAAGGATGGCGTCCTTTCGTTAACTGATGCCGGCACTATCAATTCGGGTGCAGTGTCACTGCTGTTCTTCTCGAATAATGTGCTTGAGCAGGTCGCATACAATGACGGTCGGATAGCAGACAAACGAACGGATCTTATCGAAAAACATGATTACTCGCCGGCGGCGAGATACGGCTCAAGTGTTCAGATGAAAGAGGTCTTTCAATGA
- a CDS encoding GNAT family N-acetyltransferase — translation MSKDEVIFRRFAPADTDNVWHLHTTASQDVGVCSPEGTWGDDLRNIGEVYIKSGGDFMVAHIGSDFAAMGGLKPLDNDVVELKRMRVHPSFQRRGLGRRILRELESRAVALEFKQIVLDTTTIQVGAQRLYESTGYVRRREGILDGYAVIFYEKRLTGRDEFSMPGK, via the coding sequence ATGTCTAAGGACGAAGTGATCTTTCGTCGGTTCGCGCCAGCGGACACCGATAATGTCTGGCATCTGCATACAACCGCGTCGCAGGATGTTGGTGTATGTAGTCCGGAAGGGACATGGGGCGATGATCTACGGAATATCGGGGAGGTCTACATCAAGTCAGGCGGCGACTTCATGGTTGCGCATATCGGTTCCGATTTCGCTGCCATGGGTGGCTTGAAACCGCTTGACAATGACGTCGTAGAATTGAAGCGCATGCGGGTCCATCCCTCCTTTCAACGACGGGGGCTTGGAAGACGGATTCTTCGTGAGTTGGAATCGCGAGCCGTTGCGCTGGAATTCAAGCAGATCGTGCTCGACACGACAACGATCCAGGTAGGGGCTCAAAGACTCTATGAGAGCACTGGCTATGTTCGCCGCAGAGAAGGGATACTGGACGGATATGCGGTGATCTTTTACGAGAAGCGGCTCACCGGTCGGGACGAGTTCTCTATGCCAGGTAAGTAA
- a CDS encoding RNA polymerase sigma factor yields MLPGGVGWNDILHEAIARVLDGSRPWPPDVPILAFLSGVMRSICNDHWRRARLEQRLLVSRDDPDQRSWPGDEADEEPDPERILAAAQKLANVYRLFEADPRALKIIAGMADGLTAREICKVHDMSELDYDTTRRRMRRTLLRHQQNWSK; encoded by the coding sequence ATGCTGCCGGGAGGAGTTGGCTGGAACGACATCCTCCACGAGGCGATCGCACGCGTTCTCGACGGCTCGCGCCCCTGGCCGCCAGACGTACCCATTCTTGCGTTTCTGTCGGGTGTCATGCGCAGTATCTGCAACGACCATTGGCGGCGTGCGCGGCTCGAGCAAAGGCTGCTTGTGAGCCGAGATGATCCGGACCAGAGAAGCTGGCCCGGTGACGAGGCCGATGAGGAGCCCGATCCGGAGCGGATCCTGGCCGCCGCCCAGAAGTTGGCCAACGTCTATCGGCTGTTCGAAGCCGATCCCCGGGCGCTGAAGATCATTGCGGGCATGGCCGATGGCCTGACGGCCAGAGAAATCTGCAAGGTCCATGATATGTCCGAGCTCGACTACGACACGACGCGACGGCGGATGCGGCGCACCCTGCTGCGCCATCAACAAAACTGGAGTAAGTGA
- a CDS encoding DUF2493 domain-containing protein — protein MTTDHDDDLEPHQSSSPTDQVLQELQLFGYRPFHDEPDPRRLPEARVLAGSIVDIFDALVVELSDTRLEPDLEDLLWSTVNVFHRASDRIERELDGNELAQQRSQREQDGSEVKSVELERLTAEGQTLIERRNAFELMRDQAADEFERHTHSVWRPRNGSRVNHRNLTSAMIDSRDFLVAKKRADNQVLMPPGPKVALTGGLDFNDHRLIWAKLDQVHAKHADMVLLHGGSPKGAELIAAKWAGNRKVPQIAFKPDWTKHAKAAPFKRNDAMLETLPIGVIHFPGTGIQDNLADKAKKLGIPVWRFGGA, from the coding sequence ATGACCACCGACCACGACGACGATCTCGAGCCGCACCAAAGCTCATCCCCAACCGACCAAGTGCTCCAGGAACTCCAGCTCTTTGGCTACCGTCCCTTCCACGATGAGCCCGATCCCCGGCGGCTCCCTGAAGCGCGAGTCCTCGCCGGCAGCATCGTCGACATCTTCGATGCCCTCGTGGTGGAGCTGTCCGATACCCGTCTTGAGCCCGACCTCGAGGACCTGCTCTGGTCGACGGTGAACGTCTTCCACCGCGCCAGCGACAGGATCGAACGAGAGCTCGACGGCAATGAACTGGCCCAGCAGCGCTCCCAGCGCGAACAGGACGGCAGCGAGGTGAAATCCGTCGAATTGGAGCGCCTGACGGCGGAAGGTCAAACACTGATCGAGCGACGCAACGCCTTCGAGCTGATGCGCGACCAGGCCGCCGACGAGTTCGAACGCCACACCCATTCCGTCTGGCGGCCGCGCAACGGGTCGAGGGTCAACCACCGCAATCTGACCTCCGCGATGATCGACAGCCGCGACTTCCTGGTCGCGAAGAAGCGCGCCGACAATCAGGTGCTCATGCCGCCCGGACCGAAAGTCGCGCTGACCGGTGGTCTCGACTTCAACGATCACCGGTTGATCTGGGCCAAGCTGGACCAGGTGCACGCCAAGCATGCGGACATGGTGTTGCTGCACGGCGGATCCCCCAAGGGCGCCGAGTTGATCGCCGCCAAGTGGGCCGGCAATCGCAAGGTTCCGCAGATCGCCTTCAAGCCCGACTGGACGAAGCATGCCAAGGCCGCGCCGTTCAAGCGCAACGATGCGATGCTGGAGACGCTACCCATCGGCGTGATTCACTTCCCCGGTACCGGTATCCAGGACAATCTGGCCGACAAGGCGAAGAAGCTCGGCATCCCGGTCTGGAGGTTTGGCGGCGCGTAA
- a CDS encoding IS110 family transposase, producing the protein MKLNGDANKTTNKVLNAIFVSVELSRKTWLVTSLVPGTGEKLSRHTVMGGDIAGLLERLARLKQKALDRTDQSYPIIVIQEAGLDGFWVHRVLQAQGHESHIVDAASIAVSRRRRRIKTDRLDGETLIRALLAFERGEPRVCSMLRVPSPDDEDRRRITRERMVLMQERIQHSNRIKGLLFSQGVTDYDPLRRGRRERFEAVRTGDGRDLPQHMKRQFDRDQGIGKSGNTRLRSTLLEMAWLWLRHQPGSALSRWFNERVAQNGGRFKKVMITALARKLIVALWKYVSAGVVIEGAIVRP; encoded by the coding sequence ATGAAATTAAATGGAGATGCTAACAAGACGACGAACAAAGTACTGAACGCAATCTTCGTCTCTGTCGAATTGAGCCGGAAGACTTGGCTCGTCACATCGCTGGTGCCGGGAACGGGGGAGAAGCTGTCACGTCACACAGTGATGGGTGGTGACATTGCGGGGCTTTTGGAACGTCTCGCCCGACTGAAGCAGAAGGCATTGGACAGAACCGACCAATCCTATCCCATCATCGTCATTCAAGAAGCTGGACTCGACGGCTTTTGGGTCCATCGGGTTCTGCAGGCCCAAGGGCACGAGAGCCATATTGTTGACGCCGCCTCGATCGCAGTTTCGCGGCGTCGTCGCCGGATCAAGACAGACCGGCTGGATGGAGAGACCCTCATCCGAGCCTTGCTGGCCTTTGAGCGAGGCGAGCCGCGTGTTTGCTCGATGCTGCGTGTGCCCTCGCCCGACGACGAGGACCGTCGCCGCATAACACGCGAACGCATGGTGCTGATGCAGGAGCGAATCCAGCATAGCAACCGAATCAAGGGCCTTCTCTTCTCGCAGGGCGTCACCGATTACGATCCACTCCGGCGTGGTCGGCGCGAGCGGTTCGAGGCTGTGCGAACCGGTGATGGACGAGATCTCCCGCAGCATATGAAGCGCCAGTTCGACCGGGATCAAGGAATCGGAAAGTCCGGAAACACGCGCCTGCGCTCCACACTGCTGGAGATGGCTTGGCTTTGGTTGCGTCATCAGCCCGGCTCGGCGCTCAGCCGATGGTTCAACGAGCGTGTCGCCCAGAATGGCGGCCGCTTCAAGAAAGTCATGATCACGGCATTGGCGCGCAAGCTCATCGTGGCTCTGTGGAAATACGTTAGCGCCGGAGTTGTGATCGAAGGCGCCATCGTTCGGCCATGA
- a CDS encoding DUF7146 domain-containing protein, translating into MARDNASELARRLARDAEAVCRHYLSNGRRQGRYWTVGDVRNTPGRSMFVRLSGPESGPGAAGHWRDAASAEHGDLLDVIRESCCFTNFRDVANEARRFLSLPRPEPEPAPNRLRSRTSPAPLGSPEAARRLFGVSQSIAGTLVEAYLRNRGITALHETGSLRFHPRCYYRPDDHSATETWPAMIAAVTDLRGHLTGAHRTWLDPGGFSETTLGKALIDTPKRAMGDLLGHAVRFGLAGEVMAAGEGIETMLSLRSVLPTMPMVAALSAAHLSAILLPDTLRRLYIARDDDPAGDGAMATLIDRAQEAGIEAIVISPRLGDFNEDLRLLGFDALRAASRVQIAAQDVARFIELAA; encoded by the coding sequence ATGGCCCGCGACAACGCCTCCGAACTGGCCCGCCGTCTTGCGCGTGACGCCGAGGCCGTGTGCCGCCATTACCTGTCCAACGGGCGGCGCCAGGGCCGATATTGGACGGTGGGCGACGTCCGCAATACGCCCGGCCGGTCGATGTTCGTCCGGCTCAGCGGACCGGAATCCGGACCCGGCGCCGCTGGGCATTGGCGAGATGCTGCCTCGGCCGAGCATGGCGATCTCCTCGACGTGATCCGCGAGAGCTGCTGTTTCACGAACTTTCGCGACGTCGCCAATGAGGCACGACGCTTTCTGAGCCTGCCGCGTCCAGAACCGGAGCCTGCGCCAAATCGCCTCCGGTCGAGAACGTCGCCCGCGCCCCTCGGATCGCCAGAGGCGGCGCGGCGGCTCTTCGGCGTGTCTCAGTCGATCGCAGGCACACTCGTAGAAGCGTATCTCCGCAATCGCGGCATTACGGCTTTGCACGAAACCGGAAGTCTGCGCTTTCACCCACGTTGCTACTACAGGCCCGACGACCACAGCGCGACCGAGACCTGGCCGGCGATGATCGCCGCCGTCACCGATCTCCGCGGCCACCTGACCGGCGCGCATCGCACCTGGCTTGACCCCGGAGGCTTCAGCGAGACGACGCTCGGCAAGGCGCTGATCGACACGCCGAAACGGGCGATGGGCGACCTGCTTGGTCACGCCGTTCGATTTGGCCTAGCGGGTGAGGTCATGGCGGCCGGCGAGGGCATCGAGACGATGCTGTCGCTCCGCAGCGTGCTGCCGACCATGCCGATGGTCGCGGCCCTATCGGCGGCGCATCTCTCAGCCATCCTTCTCCCGGACACGCTCCGCCGGCTCTACATCGCCCGCGATGACGATCCTGCCGGTGACGGCGCCATGGCGACCTTGATCGATCGGGCGCAGGAGGCCGGGATCGAGGCGATCGTGATCTCGCCACGGCTTGGCGACTTCAACGAGGATCTTCGTCTGCTCGGATTTGACGCCCTTCGGGCCGCGAGCCGCGTGCAGATCGCGGCGCAGGACGTCGCGCGCTTTATCGAGCTGGCGGCATAG
- a CDS encoding strawberry notch C-terminal domain-containing protein yields the protein MEAANITGENGTLNRQAKSAARSAFESAKQRFFGHLLTSMKTPTLVRSIERDLAEGHAAVIQIVSTGEALMERRLAEIPPEEWNDVRVDITPREYVLDYLAHSFPVQAYEPFTDTEGNLSSRPVFRDGQPVESREAVARRNELIERLASLPPVPGALDQIVQRFGTDLVAEVTGRSRRVVRRCDRLTVENRAASANLAETAAFMDDLKRVRVFSEAGGTGRSYHAELSARNRRLRVHYLLEPGWKADAAIQGLGRTNRTNQAQPPLFRPIATDVKAEKRFLSTIARRLDTLGAITRGQRQTGGQGLFRPEDNLESHYARDALRQLYLLLVRGKVEGCSLEMFEDATGLKLVDENGIKDELPPITTFLNRLLALTIGLQALLFTAFEQLLNAKVEGAIASGVYDIGLETLQADSFVVTGRHPIYTHPATGAETRLLTITERRRNRHPATGAETRLLTITERRRNRPMTLDQALDYLADARAVLLVNERSGRAAVQIPAPSFMLDDGEIESRVRLIRPMEHHHASMKMMDESHWQPTDRETFAAAWNGEVVDVPEFAESTLHIVAGLLLPIWKRLPNESTRVYRLQTDAGERIIGRRVSPAWAASACMTATCSLTPNEAFSALMEGRTVLELAEDLQLRRVRVMGAHRFELSGFTDVMRDRLRAYGLFSEIISWKLRMFVPSDATGAAVLAKVLDHYPIVRIGEREAA from the coding sequence ATGGAGGCCGCCAACATTACCGGTGAGAACGGCACGCTCAACCGCCAGGCGAAGTCGGCCGCGCGCTCGGCCTTCGAATCGGCCAAGCAGCGATTCTTCGGTCATCTGCTCACCAGCATGAAGACGCCGACCCTGGTCCGCTCCATCGAGCGGGACTTGGCCGAGGGCCATGCCGCGGTGATCCAGATCGTATCGACCGGCGAGGCGCTGATGGAGCGTCGGCTCGCCGAGATTCCACCTGAGGAATGGAACGACGTGCGCGTGGACATCACGCCCCGCGAATACGTGCTGGATTACCTCGCCCATTCCTTCCCGGTGCAGGCCTATGAGCCCTTCACCGACACCGAGGGCAATCTCTCGTCGCGGCCCGTCTTCCGCGACGGCCAGCCGGTCGAGAGCCGCGAGGCCGTCGCCCGCCGCAATGAGCTGATCGAGCGGCTCGCGTCGCTTCCGCCTGTTCCCGGCGCGCTCGACCAGATCGTGCAGCGCTTCGGCACGGACCTCGTGGCGGAAGTGACCGGCCGTTCGCGGCGCGTGGTGCGCAGATGTGACCGCCTTACCGTCGAGAACCGTGCAGCTTCCGCCAATCTCGCAGAGACCGCCGCCTTCATGGATGACCTGAAGCGCGTGCGTGTCTTCTCGGAGGCTGGCGGCACAGGCCGCAGCTACCATGCCGAACTCTCGGCGCGGAATCGCCGGCTTCGGGTCCATTATTTGCTCGAGCCGGGCTGGAAGGCCGATGCCGCGATCCAGGGTCTCGGCCGAACGAACCGCACCAACCAGGCGCAGCCGCCTCTATTCCGCCCCATTGCGACCGACGTGAAGGCGGAAAAGCGCTTCCTCTCGACCATCGCGCGCCGGCTCGACACGCTGGGTGCCATCACGCGCGGCCAGCGCCAGACCGGCGGCCAAGGCCTGTTTCGGCCTGAGGACAATCTCGAGAGCCACTACGCCCGCGATGCGCTGCGCCAGCTCTACCTGCTGCTCGTGCGCGGCAAGGTCGAAGGCTGCTCGCTCGAGATGTTCGAGGACGCCACGGGCCTGAAGCTCGTCGACGAAAACGGCATCAAGGACGAGCTACCGCCGATCACGACGTTCCTGAACCGGCTGCTCGCGCTCACGATAGGCCTGCAAGCTTTGCTGTTCACGGCCTTCGAGCAATTGCTGAACGCCAAGGTCGAAGGCGCCATTGCTAGCGGCGTCTACGACATTGGCCTGGAGACGCTACAGGCCGACAGCTTCGTCGTCACCGGTCGGCATCCGATCTACACGCACCCTGCGACCGGCGCGGAAACCCGGCTGCTCACGATCACCGAACGCCGGCGCAACCGGCACCCTGCGACCGGCGCGGAAACCCGGCTGCTCACGATCACCGAACGCCGGCGCAACCGTCCCATGACGCTGGATCAAGCGCTCGATTATCTCGCCGATGCTCGGGCGGTGCTGCTGGTCAACGAGCGCTCGGGTCGCGCCGCGGTGCAGATTCCGGCGCCGAGCTTCATGCTCGATGACGGCGAGATCGAAAGTCGGGTGCGGCTGATTCGTCCGATGGAGCACCATCATGCTTCGATGAAGATGATGGACGAGAGCCACTGGCAGCCTACGGATCGCGAGACATTCGCCGCGGCATGGAACGGCGAAGTCGTCGACGTTCCCGAGTTCGCTGAGAGCACGCTCCACATCGTCGCAGGTCTGCTGCTGCCGATCTGGAAGCGGTTGCCGAACGAGTCGACGCGCGTCTATCGGCTCCAGACCGATGCTGGCGAGCGCATCATCGGTCGCAGGGTCTCGCCAGCTTGGGCCGCGAGCGCTTGCATGACCGCGACCTGCAGCTTGACCCCGAACGAAGCCTTCTCGGCGCTGATGGAGGGGCGCACCGTCCTTGAGCTCGCCGAGGATCTGCAGCTCCGTCGTGTCCGCGTGATGGGCGCCCATCGCTTCGAACTGTCCGGCTTTACAGATGTGATGCGTGACCGGTTGCGCGCATACGGCCTCTTCAGCGAAATCATCTCGTGGAAGCTGCGCATGTTCGTGCCATCAGATGCGACCGGCGCCGCCGTGTTGGCAAAGGTGCTCGACCACTATCCGATCGTGCGCATCGGCGAGCGGGAGGCCGCCTGA
- a CDS encoding ABC transporter ATP-binding protein, with product MKKTAIAIALTWSSTRQARALLDAAIEAGQENARFVGNVMNAMDTLRHFGSHSWINECFMIRAREVRDNWRAYVLQRLAYIAVLGLAVALQFAVTLLLLIPEYHAGAITIGDMVLFNTLLLQLNMPFETVARAISDVARSRADLIPLGRLWAAPEERQASHAHDFKPSADQLSFESIGYAYDNGRGVTDVSFKAGRGGITFLVGETGSGKSTIFKLALKSIEPDYGRILVDGTDIASVDRADWYAAVALVPQEVMLLNEPLADNILLGRPRDEVRLRDASKEAAILPLIEALPEGFETTVGERGLKLSGGERQRVAIARALYGQPAILLLDEASSALDERTERDVMDHIRTLAEDVTVLAITHRRGVISTSDVVVDLTDCALSVT from the coding sequence GTGAAGAAGACCGCAATCGCGATTGCATTGACCTGGAGTTCCACGCGTCAGGCACGCGCGCTCCTGGATGCGGCGATCGAAGCCGGACAGGAGAATGCTCGGTTCGTCGGCAACGTCATGAACGCGATGGACACGTTGCGCCATTTCGGCAGTCACTCCTGGATCAACGAGTGCTTTATGATAAGGGCGCGGGAGGTGCGTGATAACTGGCGAGCCTACGTGTTGCAACGACTGGCCTACATCGCCGTGCTCGGCCTTGCCGTCGCGCTGCAATTTGCGGTCACGCTTCTCCTTCTTATACCTGAATATCACGCCGGCGCGATCACCATTGGCGATATGGTGCTATTCAATACGCTTCTGCTTCAGCTCAATATGCCCTTTGAGACGGTCGCGAGGGCGATCTCTGACGTGGCGCGGTCGCGAGCCGACCTCATCCCTCTAGGTAGACTGTGGGCCGCACCAGAAGAGCGGCAAGCATCTCATGCTCACGATTTCAAGCCCTCCGCTGACCAGCTCTCTTTCGAGAGCATTGGTTATGCCTACGACAACGGTCGCGGCGTTACCGACGTCTCGTTTAAGGCCGGGCGCGGCGGGATTACTTTTCTTGTCGGTGAAACCGGATCGGGGAAGTCCACGATCTTTAAGCTCGCCCTGAAATCGATTGAGCCCGACTACGGCCGAATTCTCGTCGATGGAACGGATATAGCGAGCGTCGATCGCGCGGATTGGTATGCCGCAGTTGCTCTCGTGCCGCAGGAGGTGATGTTGCTCAATGAGCCGCTAGCTGACAACATTTTGTTAGGACGGCCCCGCGACGAGGTACGCCTTCGCGATGCGTCGAAAGAAGCCGCTATTCTCCCGTTGATTGAGGCGCTACCGGAAGGATTTGAAACAACCGTTGGAGAACGCGGCTTGAAGCTTTCCGGCGGGGAGCGACAGCGCGTTGCTATTGCCCGCGCGCTCTATGGACAGCCGGCGATCCTTCTTCTCGACGAGGCTAGCTCCGCGCTCGACGAACGAACCGAACGGGACGTTATGGACCATATACGCACGCTAGCTGAGGATGTGACTGTGCTAGCGATCACTCATCGGAGAGGTGTCATCTCCACGAGCGACGTCGTGGTCGATCTGACCGACTGCGCCTTGTCAGTGACTTAG
- the tnpB gene encoding IS66 family insertion sequence element accessory protein TnpB (TnpB, as the term is used for proteins encoded by IS66 family insertion elements, is considered an accessory protein, since TnpC, encoded by a neighboring gene, is a DDE family transposase.), which translates to MFRLGGELQVYLHREPIDFRAGINSLAVLVQETMALDPFALAVFAFCNRRCDRMKLLFFDRSGFVLVLKRLTEDKFRWPRRQEAVVTLTTEQLHSILDGIDIDAMVRHPVRQYQVAG; encoded by the coding sequence ATGTTCAGACTGGGCGGTGAGCTTCAGGTCTATCTGCACCGTGAGCCGATCGACTTCCGGGCTGGCATCAACAGCCTTGCGGTTCTGGTCCAGGAGACGATGGCGCTCGATCCGTTCGCTCTTGCGGTTTTTGCGTTCTGCAATCGCCGTTGCGACCGGATGAAGCTGCTGTTCTTCGATCGGTCCGGCTTTGTGCTGGTCCTGAAGCGGCTAACCGAGGACAAGTTCCGATGGCCGCGCCGCCAAGAGGCGGTCGTCACGCTGACGACCGAGCAATTGCACTCGATCCTTGACGGCATCGATATCGATGCGATGGTCCGCCATCCGGTGCGGCAATATCAGGTTGCCGGCTGA
- the trbB gene encoding P-type conjugative transfer ATPase TrbB: MAGTSLHSEAFSRGARMLRTALGPAIATFLEDPSIVEVMLNPDGRLWVDRLSGGLEDSGRTMSAADGERIVRLVAHHVGAEVHAEKPRVSAELPETGERFEGLLPPVVAAPAFAIRKPAVAVFTLDDYAAAGIMTAGQAGMLREAVAARKNILVAGGTSTGKTTLTNALLAEIAGTTDRVVLIEDTRELQCRAPNLVALRTKDGVASLSDLVRSSLRLRPDRIPIGEVRGSEALELLKAWGTGHPGGIGTIHAGTALGALRRLEQLIQEAVLTVPKALIAETIDLVAVLRGRGSERRLAELALVAGLDPATGDYRVNSAAAGGPSSLPGDPS, from the coding sequence GTGGCGGGCACTTCACTCCATTCGGAAGCCTTCTCGCGTGGCGCGCGCATGCTGCGCACCGCGCTTGGTCCCGCGATCGCCACCTTCCTGGAAGACCCCTCGATCGTCGAGGTGATGCTCAACCCCGATGGTCGGCTCTGGGTCGACCGGCTGTCCGGCGGGCTGGAGGATAGCGGACGAACGATGTCCGCCGCCGACGGCGAGCGGATCGTGCGCCTGGTCGCGCACCATGTCGGCGCTGAGGTGCATGCCGAAAAGCCCCGCGTCTCGGCCGAGCTTCCCGAGACGGGGGAGAGGTTCGAGGGGCTTCTCCCGCCTGTCGTTGCGGCGCCGGCCTTTGCGATCCGCAAGCCTGCGGTGGCTGTTTTCACCCTGGATGACTACGCGGCGGCCGGCATCATGACGGCCGGGCAGGCGGGCATGCTCCGCGAAGCCGTCGCGGCCCGCAAGAACATCCTGGTCGCCGGCGGCACGTCGACCGGCAAGACCACCCTGACAAACGCGCTGCTGGCGGAGATCGCCGGCACCACCGATCGCGTGGTCCTGATCGAGGACACGCGTGAACTGCAGTGCCGCGCGCCGAATCTGGTCGCGCTGCGCACCAAGGACGGCGTGGCGTCCCTGTCGGATCTGGTTCGGTCTTCCCTCCGCCTACGCCCCGACCGGATTCCGATCGGCGAGGTACGGGGCAGCGAAGCCCTGGAGCTCCTCAAAGCCTGGGGCACGGGCCACCCCGGTGGGATCGGAACGATTCACGCCGGCACGGCTCTGGGCGCGCTTCGCCGCCTCGAGCAGCTCATCCAGGAAGCCGTCCTCACTGTTCCCAAGGCGCTGATCGCCGAGACCATCGATCTCGTCGCGGTTCTGCGCGGCCGCGGCAGCGAACGCCGCCTCGCTGAACTTGCTCTCGTCGCCGGCCTCGATCCCGCCACCGGCGACTACCGCGTCAACTCTGCCGCGGCGGGCGGCCCATCCTCACTTCCCGGAGACCCCTCATGA
- a CDS encoding TrbC/VirB2 family protein, which yields MIQFPPAIRRVRLRFTGLAAIAVISIAIAPAAYASGSSMPWETPLNQILESVQGPVAKIMSVIIITVTGLTLAFGDSSGGFRRLIQIVFGLSIAFAASSFFLTFFSFSGGALV from the coding sequence ATGATCCAGTTTCCTCCCGCGATCCGTCGCGTGCGACTCCGCTTCACGGGCCTCGCCGCAATTGCCGTCATCTCCATTGCAATCGCGCCCGCGGCCTACGCCTCCGGCTCGTCGATGCCGTGGGAGACGCCGCTCAATCAGATCCTGGAGTCGGTGCAAGGGCCGGTCGCGAAGATCATGTCGGTCATCATCATCACCGTGACCGGCCTGACGCTTGCGTTCGGCGATAGTTCCGGTGGCTTCCGCCGGCTGATCCAGATTGTCTTCGGTCTGTCGATCGCCTTCGCCGCGTCGAGCTTCTTCCTGACCTTCTTCAGCTTCTCCGGCGGAGCGCTGGTGTGA